The DNA region AATTGCACCGCAGACTTATCTTTAGTGGTATACAAGACTTCAAGCTGAAAGTAGTCCGACAACGTTTGGATTATGTGGTCAGCTTCATCATGCCATTTACCACCACCCGATACTGGATTAACAATTAACCAAGCACGTTTGTGAATATTAATTTTTTGCTGACTATGCATTTTTTCTATAGCGGCCAATTGCCATTTATTTAATCGTGCCGTTTGGCGAATACTATTGATGGATTTAAGCACATCATTAACATCCCGATTTTTCTCACGACACACTAAATAAGCCGCTAACACCAACACCGAACGCCCTCTTCCTAACGCACAATGCACCACTACATTTTTACCGCTACTGACTTGGCTGTGTAACCAATTAATGGCTTGATTTAACTGCGCGACGGTCGGCACGCTGTGATCTAAAATAGGAATATTTAAATAGGCAATATTTTCATCCATCAAGGTCCACTCAAGTGCATCAAATTCAGCAGTAACATCCAAAATTGCGTCAATGTTTTCATGCTTAAGTTGATCAATATCGCTGGGAAACAATCGGCATGCTAAATACAACTGCTTATCTATTTTTTGGATTGCGGGTACTTTGTCGTGTTTTCTCGCCCAAGCGTTATACAGCTGGGAACCCATTAAAAATGGAATAAAACTCCAACTGATATACCAAGGAATACTGCCATCTTGGCTTTTTCGGAAAATGCCTGCGCTATTAAACCAATAAGCTGAACTCACCAGCCCCAAGGATAATGCAATCCAAGCAAAAATAACCTTAAGTAATATATAAGGAAGCGCCACAAAAAAGCACAAAGCCAATAACGCGCCAACAGTATAGTAATATTTAATATGAATACGGGTTAGCATGGTGGTCCTCCTGTTGAAAAAAAGCAGCACATGCGTGCTGCTTAGGTTAATACATATCCTAATAACTATCTGGTTACTCCGCAGCAATCAGTCAAACTTTTCACTTCGAATTGCATTGATTTATATAGGCATTACCCTAACGATATTAATGCATTTTCAATAGAGAACTTAACGACTTTCAACGAATAAAATAGTTAATTTGATTGGTATAATGCTTAACAGTCAGGATCTTCTGCTTTCATACCTTCTTTAACATCTTCACATGCATCTTCAACTGCATTACCAGCATCTTGGATCATTTCATCCACTTTCTCGCCTGCATTTTCAGCTTTGTTATCTGAACATGCTGATAAACCAGCCGTTAAAAACACCATTAAACTTGCCATTGTTAGTAATTTTAATAATTTCATATTCATCTCCAGGATGATGGTTGTAATCGAATAAACTTGTTTAAGTAGCCTCAACTCTGATTAAGAGATGAGGTAAATACTATGCTCGGGGAGCTTTTCCTCGAATTGCATTGGCTACTAACGAAATCACTAGCAACACAATAAAAATAAAGAAAATAATTTTCGCGATGCCTGCTGCTGCACCTGCAATACCGGTAAAACCAAATAGACCCGCTATAACGGCTATAACTAAAAACATTAATGTCCAGCCCAACATAAAAACCTCCTTGGTGTACGGTTTACATTGTGATGTGTATTGAATTTACGCTGAAGATTTATACAAATATCTTATCTCTATCGTAAAAACGAACGATTCACACCACGACTATGTATTAGTTAAAGCCAACATCGTGCCAACTTTAACAAAACGTTATAAGACCATGATTTTTAGATATTTTAAATTTAAGGTAAGAAAATCAGTAATGAGGAAGCCATAGACGAGCAGGCAATTTTTACCGATGATACGGTAAGAGTTTCAGGCTACCACACCACCGTAGCGAAATATCGATAAGTAAACAAAAATGCATCTAGTGGCTGTAATGGTTTACCCTTTATGAGGCAACTTAAGTGAAATTAAAGCTGCCAGTGCTACAAAGCCACTGGATATCCACAAGCAGGCTTCTAATCCATAGGCTTGATACACCCAACCAGACAGTACAGTTCCAATAAGCCGCCCCATGGCATTAGCCATATAGTAAAAGCCCACATCCAGCGACACGCCATCACTGCCGGCATAGCTAACAATTAGGTAGCTATGCAGTGATGAGTTAATCGCAAATACCACACCAAACACTAATAAGCCGATAACGACACTTTCCAGCACATAAAAATCTGCATGTAGCGCCACTGCAATCGCGGCGGGAATGAGCAATAAGTAAGTTGCCCATGCAAATGCAGCTCGGCCGCTCGGTACTTTGCCCTGTCGTTTACCGGTGAAATAAGGTGCAACAGATTGCACCACACCATAACCAATCACCCAGCTAGCCATAAAGCTGCCGACCCACCAATGATCCCAGCCAAAGGTTGTGGCTAAAAATACCGGTAATGCCACCACAAACCATACATCTCTGGCGCCAAACAAAAACATTCGCGCCGCCGACAATAAGTTAATAGCCCGGCTTTTAGAAAAAATATCTTTGAATTTTGGTTTATTTTTCGCTTTGCCTAAGTCATCTTTTAAGGTCACTAAACTACATAACCATACAATGCCTAATAGTGAAGCCATTAAGATAATGGCGCCTCTAAATCCTAAGCTTGTGAGCAATACGCCACCTAAAAAGAAACCAATCCCTTTTAAGGCATTTTTAGAGCCCGTTAACAACGCCACCCATTGGTAAAGCTTACCCTCGGCATCTGCCGGCACCAGCGTTTTAATGGCACTTTTGGCACTCATTTTATTTAAATCTTTGGCAATTCCCGACAAGGCTTGCGCTGCCATAACATAAACGACAGTCAACATGTCTGCGGGTACGGTAAGCATAGTTAACGCCACTATTTGCAGACCTAAGCCAATATTCATAGTGTTATTTAGGCCAAGCTTTGCGCCTAACCAACCACCAACAAGATTAGTGACGACACCAAAAATCTCATAAAACAAAAACAACATCGCAATATTTAACGGGCTGTAACCCAATTGATGGAAATACAACACCACCAGCATACGCAAAGCACCATCGGTTAAGGTAAATGCCCAGTAATTACCGGTGATCAGTAAGTACTGTTTTATCGATGGTGATAAGGAACGCAATGAATCCAACCCCATAAGCATTATTCCTTATCTGCTAAGCCGACTTTGCGGGCAAGCTCAGCGGTACGATTAGCGTATCCCCACTCGTTGTCATACCACACATACAGTTTCACTTGGGTGTCATTCACCACCATGGTTGATAAGGCATCAATAATGCTTGAACGCGGGTCGGTTTTATAATCTACCGACACTAATGGTCGTTCTTCATAACCCATAATGCCCTGCAGTTCAGTATCAGCAGCTTGCTTCAATAGTTGGTTTACTTCTTCAACCGTTGTTCCACGAGCCACTTCAAATACGCAATCGGTCAGTGACGCATTGGCTAACGGCACCCGTATCGCATGGCCGTTTAACTTGCCTTTTAGCTCTGGGAAAATATGGGTAATCGCGGTAGCCGAACCAGTGGTGGTTGGTATTAAACTAATGCCACACGCACGGGCGCGACGTAAGTCTTTGTGGGGAGCATCTAGAATAGTTTGAGTATTGGTAATATCGTGGATCGTGGTCATTGAGCCATGCTTAATACCTATCTTTTCATGAATCACTTTTACCACTGGCGCCAAACAGTTGGTGGTACACGACGCTGCGGTCACGATTGGATGAATGGCTTTGTCGTATAAATCATCGTTTACGCCCATCACAATATTGAGTACACCGTCTTCTTTTACTGGCGCAGTTACCACAACCCGTTTTACACCTTGATCTAAATAAGCTTGTAGCAAGGCTTTAGTTTTTATCTTGCCAGAGGCTTCAATCACCACATCACATTTTGACCAATCGGTGTCTTGGGTGGCCATGTTACGGCTGCAAGGAATAGCTTTACCCTTAATCACAATGGCATCACCATCATGTGTCGCCTCATGGTGCCAACGACCATGGACTGAATCAAAAGTCATTAAATGTGCCAGCGTGGCTGCATCACCAGCAGGATCGTTAATATGCACAATTTCTACATCGTCCCAATCATACGCCGCGCGCATTGATAAACGTCCCATACGGCCAAAACCGTTAATGCCTATTTTTATCGTCATAATATTGTCCTAAGCTTACTCTCATTTTTAAGTCGTAATATCAAAGGCTAGTCACTAAATACTAACCATTAAATGCATCAAAATATTCACGTTGAACTGGATGAGCCAACGCCTTGGGTCGTAGAGCTTGCACTGCATTAATGACTTTATTTTTAGGCCAGCCTAAGCTTGCTAATATCAGACCAATCACCAACCCCGTGCGGCCCGAACCACCTTTGCAATGCACTGCTATAGTGCCTTGGTCATTTAACAATTTAATAATCTGGGTTTTATGAGCTAACCACTGAATTTCAAACTCTTGTCCTGGCGCTGCATCGTCAGCAATGGGCAGTTGAGCCCAGATAATGTTCTGTATGGTACATTCTGTGGGTAAATCCTCCGCTTCATTGCGCACTATTTCATCATCGAACATCAAAGTGATTAGCATTTTTGTACCAGCCGCCTTCAATGTGGCAATTGATGCCTCGACGGCTTCATCTTTAGTGCCTGGACACGGAGTAAAAATTAGCTTAGCACCATTTTCTAACGTTAAAACATCATAAGGATGAGGTTGCATGGTTAACTCCGAAAAGTAACTTTAAAAAATTTTCAATAAATTGATTAATAAAACTGAACTCGTAAAACGACTAAATCAGTGGTTAAACCAATGTTGAGTTCGATTAATAATGGCCACTAGCGACAACATCACTGGCACTTCAACTAATACCCCAACCACTGTAGCCAACGCGGCTCCTGAATGCAGCCCGAAAAGTGATATCGCCACGGCCACAGCCAGTTCGAAAAAGTTAGAGGTACCAATCAAACAGGCTGGAGCAGCAATGTTATGTTTTAATTTAAGCCATTTAGCTGCTATATACGCAATAATAAAAATGCCATAAGTTTGAATAATCAAAGGCACAGCTATTAAGCCAATGGTTTTAGGATCTGACACAATGACCTTGGCCTGAAAACCAAACAGCAACACCACTGTGGCAAGTAAACCGATAATCGACCATGGTTTTAAGGTGGCCAAAAATGAGTTAACTGCGGCTAATCCATGGCGGCGATTAAGCAAGTAACGTGTTGTCACACCAGCAATCAGAGGCAATAGCACATACAACACCACAGAGATCAGCAAGGTTTCCCAAGGCACCTGAATATCGCTCACGCCAAGTAATAATGCAGTGATTGGTGCAAAGGCAAAAATCATAATTACATCATTAACCGACACTTGTACCAAGGTGTAATTCGCATCTCCTTTGGTTAGTTGTGACCACACAAACACCATCGCAGTACATGGCGCAACACCTAATAAAATCATCCCTGCGATATATTCTTGGGCAGATGCAGGGTCAACCATGTCAGCAAACAACACTTTAAAAAACAACCATCCTAATGCCGCCATGGTAAAGGGTTTAATTAACCAATTAATAACCACGGTCAGTAATAGTCCCTTGGGATTTCGACCAACATCTTTTATGGAAGAAAAATCAATTTGCACCATCATTGGGTAAATCATCACCCAAATAAACACCGCTACCACCAAGTTAACGTGGGCGATTTCAAGGTTAGCTATAACTTGAAAGATATCGGGCTGCCATAAACCTAACAACACCCCAGCCAACATACTTAAGCCAACCCATACCGATAAAAACCGTTCAAACATTCCCATAGCAAGACTCCAAACAATGAGGGTACAACACAAAAATATTAATCATGTTTTTTACAACACAGCATTAACGACAAAAACTCACCTTGTTCGGTCTATTTTGCATAATGTCTAACCGCTCTAATGGCGACATAATCAACCCAAGATTGTTTTCAGTGGTTTCTGCTATTACTGATTTGGCCCATAGAGGTAAGTTAGGATTGATACGATAAAACACCCATTGGCCGTGTTTTCTGTCGCTAATAATTGCCGCCTTTTTTAACAAGGCTAAATTGCGCGACACTTTAGGTTGGCTCTCTTCATTCAACGCTTCCATCAGCTCGCACACACACAGTTCACCGTGGTAATGGGCTAACATGATGCTTTTTAAGCGAATGTCATCGGTAAGGCATTTATAAAATGTAACAGGATCGAAATCGGTTAATCGTTCTGGGACAGATTGATTGTGATCTTCGATTTTTGTCTCGATGGCAATCTCATTAGAGGCCTTGGAAGTGACTTTATTTTCCACCAGCAAAAACATCGACAAACGATTGTTAAGCTCGGTCATGGTGCTTGAAAATGGATGATTGCCTTTACGGGTTTTAGGATCGGGGAAATCCCACGCCAATTGTTTACCAGCACCAGGGTAACTTCGACATTCAGTATTAGCTTTTTCACAAAGGGTAATCACATAATCAAACTGTCTACCGTTAAACGTTTGCACGCTTTTAGACACTAAACCTCGGGTATCAGCACCAAAACGCGCTATAGCATCAATGGCTCGGCTATCGACTTCTTCAGGGTGAGTTCCTGCGCTAAACGCATCAAATTGATCTGCGGCTTTATTTCTTAACAAGGCTTCTGCCATTTGAGATCGCGCAGAGTTACCCGTACATAAGAACAACACACTTTTCTTTTTCATTGATGGCACACCTAGCAAGAATATGCCAACAACTATATATATGATTATTTACATATACAAGCAAAGAAAGGAAAAAACCTGTTTATATTATTAAATATAAACAGGAACGATTTAAGCGACTTTAGTGCTTATCTAGCCAATCCAACGCTAATGGCCACAAGGCTTGAGATTTACTGCTAAAAAACTTCATATGACCGATTTCTGATAACCCATGTTCACTTGGCGTTAGGGTTAAGGTTTGACCATTAAGTTTAGGAAACACCGACATCATGTCTGCTACGTTGGCATTATTGGCAATATCATCATCCACCGCATTCACCCACAATGACGGTAAAGTCAGTTCGTTATAACAATGTTGATGCACCGTTTTACCAAAAGCCGTTTTGACATAACCTTGGCCGTTACACCATTGCTGCCATTGTTTGGCTACGCTCTTTGGCAGTGGCTCTCCCATACCCAGCCACTGAGACTTAGTATGACCAAACATCGCATTACTTAACGGAATAAAAAAGTTCATAAAAAAATGCGCTTGAACTAAATAGGCCAACTTCATATTTGTTAGCTGACCAGAAGAACATGCAAAATTGAACATTGAACTAATGTCCATTGCATTATGCATTAATCCTATTAGTTGGCCACCAGCACTGTGGCCCATCAAATGGTATTTAGTTTGCGGAAATATCTGTTGTAAACATTCCAGCACCGCTGGCATGTCTTTTTCGCCCCAACACTGCAACGATGCAGCATTTTGAGCAATTGGCCCGGTTGATGAGCCACCAATACCTCGGTTATCAAACGTAATAACGCCATAATCATTATTAGCAAGGTAGTTAGCAAAACTAGCGTAAAACAGTCTTTTAATCCCTGTAGCAGGCGCCATCATCACCGCACCTTTCACTGTGCTAGTGGGCTGATAAACGGAGGCAGCAAGTGATTCACCGTCGCTGCATGTTATTGTTATTTGCTTTACATTTTGCAGACTCATCGTGTTGTCATCACACCTATTTGGGGTTAATCAATATTACCTATATGCCAAAGTAACAGATATTGTCATACAGGCAATAAAACCGTCTATTCATGTCAAACTGAAATATTAAACGGAAATGCTATGTTTGATTTAAGACCATAAAACATAGCAACAAGTGTGTTGTCGTCAATCCACAAATAGTCATTAAATTAATTCTTTTCTATATGGAATACTACTTTGTGCCCCATGGCGGGTGACGGCAATAGATGATGCTTTATTGGCAAATTCGACAGCGTCTTTTATGCTTTTGCCTTCATCTAATGCCACCATTAATGCGCCATTAAAAGTGTCTCCAGCGGCTACAGTATCAACTGCGCAAACAGTGGGAGCTGGAATAATTTGCCCTTGGCCTTGTTCGCTTAGGTAAGCCCCTTTGCTGCCAAGCGTAATGATGACGATATTGATACCTTGCTGATGAAGATACTCTGCTGCTTTTGATGCGCTTTGTTGATCGATAACCTCAATTCCGCTTAATGCCAAAGCTTCTGTTTCGTTAGGGGTGATAATATCGATTAAGCTCAATACATCATGACTAAGTTTCGCTGCGGGGGCGGGGTTTAGAATGGTTGTGCAATGATATTGTTTGGCCAGTGTTAATGCCTGCTGCACACTATCAATAGGCGTTTCTAGTTGAATCAACATGTAATCAGCTTGAGCAAATAATGCTTGTTGTTGCTGAATATGTTGAGCAGACAAATAGGCATTAGCGCCAGGAACCACCCCAATACTGTTTTCGCCATGTTGGTTAACAAAAATCACCGCAGTGCCAGTGCTTTGATTG from Shewanella polaris includes:
- the rbsK gene encoding ribokinase produces the protein MSTLLVVGSANADHVLTFDELPQAGQTLISQQYRLELGGKGANQAVAAARLRNADQNIYFISALGDDSNAATMRKTWAADGIDLSGCYEIANQSTGTAVIFVNQHGENSIGVVPGANAYLSAQHIQQQQALFAQADYMLIQLETPIDSVQQALTLAKQYHCTTILNPAPAAKLSHDVLSLIDIITPNETEALALSGIEVIDQQSASKAAEYLHQQGINIVIITLGSKGAYLSEQGQGQIIPAPTVCAVDTVAAGDTFNGALMVALDEGKSIKDAVEFANKASSIAVTRHGAQSSIPYRKELI
- a CDS encoding alpha/beta fold hydrolase, yielding MSLQNVKQITITCSDGESLAASVYQPTSTVKGAVMMAPATGIKRLFYASFANYLANNDYGVITFDNRGIGGSSTGPIAQNAASLQCWGEKDMPAVLECLQQIFPQTKYHLMGHSAGGQLIGLMHNAMDISSMFNFACSSGQLTNMKLAYLVQAHFFMNFFIPLSNAMFGHTKSQWLGMGEPLPKSVAKQWQQWCNGQGYVKTAFGKTVHQHCYNELTLPSLWVNAVDDDIANNANVADMMSVFPKLNGQTLTLTPSEHGLSEIGHMKFFSSKSQALWPLALDWLDKH
- a CDS encoding DUF1328 family protein, with protein sequence MLGWTLMFLVIAVIAGLFGFTGIAGAAAGIAKIIFFIFIVLLVISLVANAIRGKAPRA
- a CDS encoding metalloregulator ArsR/SmtB family transcription factor, with product MKKKSVLFLCTGNSARSQMAEALLRNKAADQFDAFSAGTHPEEVDSRAIDAIARFGADTRGLVSKSVQTFNGRQFDYVITLCEKANTECRSYPGAGKQLAWDFPDPKTRKGNHPFSSTMTELNNRLSMFLLVENKVTSKASNEIAIETKIEDHNQSVPERLTDFDPVTFYKCLTDDIRLKSIMLAHYHGELCVCELMEALNEESQPKVSRNLALLKKAAIISDRKHGQWVFYRINPNLPLWAKSVIAETTENNLGLIMSPLERLDIMQNRPNKVSFCR
- the arsB gene encoding ACR3 family arsenite efflux transporter gives rise to the protein MGMFERFLSVWVGLSMLAGVLLGLWQPDIFQVIANLEIAHVNLVVAVFIWVMIYPMMVQIDFSSIKDVGRNPKGLLLTVVINWLIKPFTMAALGWLFFKVLFADMVDPASAQEYIAGMILLGVAPCTAMVFVWSQLTKGDANYTLVQVSVNDVIMIFAFAPITALLLGVSDIQVPWETLLISVVLYVLLPLIAGVTTRYLLNRRHGLAAVNSFLATLKPWSIIGLLATVVLLFGFQAKVIVSDPKTIGLIAVPLIIQTYGIFIIAYIAAKWLKLKHNIAAPACLIGTSNFFELAVAVAISLFGLHSGAALATVVGVLVEVPVMLSLVAIINRTQHWFNH
- a CDS encoding diacylglycerol kinase family protein, with translation MLTRIHIKYYYTVGALLALCFFVALPYILLKVIFAWIALSLGLVSSAYWFNSAGIFRKSQDGSIPWYISWSFIPFLMGSQLYNAWARKHDKVPAIQKIDKQLYLACRLFPSDIDQLKHENIDAILDVTAEFDALEWTLMDENIAYLNIPILDHSVPTVAQLNQAINWLHSQVSSGKNVVVHCALGRGRSVLVLAAYLVCREKNRDVNDVLKSINSIRQTARLNKWQLAAIEKMHSQQKINIHKRAWLIVNPVSGGGKWHDEADHIIQTLSDYFQLEVLYTTKDKSAVQLAEQAKQKGADIIVACGGDGTVNEVASVIVDTDIYLGIIPMGTTNALSHTLFGITSKFVPVAQALDILIQGHHQRIDTATCNNNLMLLLAGLGFEQKMIQKADREQKNNLGQLAYLNGLWEAIDENQPLSMRVQIDGGDIQVINTTSLVIANAAPFTSVLALGNGEPNISDGLLDITWIESSETSPQQLLSMTELLFAGLTGDREGKDSQASRIHHKQAKTIYLNTDSTCQYVIDGELFESEDLCIKVKPTSLNVLVPEANKHV
- the arsJ gene encoding organoarsenical effux MFS transporter ArsJ, with the translated sequence MGLDSLRSLSPSIKQYLLITGNYWAFTLTDGALRMLVVLYFHQLGYSPLNIAMLFLFYEIFGVVTNLVGGWLGAKLGLNNTMNIGLGLQIVALTMLTVPADMLTVVYVMAAQALSGIAKDLNKMSAKSAIKTLVPADAEGKLYQWVALLTGSKNALKGIGFFLGGVLLTSLGFRGAIILMASLLGIVWLCSLVTLKDDLGKAKNKPKFKDIFSKSRAINLLSAARMFLFGARDVWFVVALPVFLATTFGWDHWWVGSFMASWVIGYGVVQSVAPYFTGKRQGKVPSGRAAFAWATYLLLIPAAIAVALHADFYVLESVVIGLLVFGVVFAINSSLHSYLIVSYAGSDGVSLDVGFYYMANAMGRLIGTVLSGWVYQAYGLEACLWISSGFVALAALISLKLPHKG
- a CDS encoding ArsJ-associated glyceraldehyde-3-phosphate dehydrogenase; amino-acid sequence: MTIKIGINGFGRMGRLSMRAAYDWDDVEIVHINDPAGDAATLAHLMTFDSVHGRWHHEATHDGDAIVIKGKAIPCSRNMATQDTDWSKCDVVIEASGKIKTKALLQAYLDQGVKRVVVTAPVKEDGVLNIVMGVNDDLYDKAIHPIVTAASCTTNCLAPVVKVIHEKIGIKHGSMTTIHDITNTQTILDAPHKDLRRARACGISLIPTTTGSATAITHIFPELKGKLNGHAIRVPLANASLTDCVFEVARGTTVEEVNQLLKQAADTELQGIMGYEERPLVSVDYKTDPRSSIIDALSTMVVNDTQVKLYVWYDNEWGYANRTAELARKVGLADKE
- a CDS encoding tyrosine-protein phosphatase translates to MQPHPYDVLTLENGAKLIFTPCPGTKDEAVEASIATLKAAGTKMLITLMFDDEIVRNEAEDLPTECTIQNIIWAQLPIADDAAPGQEFEIQWLAHKTQIIKLLNDQGTIAVHCKGGSGRTGLVIGLILASLGWPKNKVINAVQALRPKALAHPVQREYFDAFNG